The genomic DNA CGCCCGTGCGAGGCCCCCATGACCGCTGACGACACCCTCATCCGCCTGCAGAACACCAAGACCCGTCGCCGCGAGGTGTTCGAGCCGCTCGATCCCGCGCGCATCGGCATCTACCTCTGCGGCCCGACGGTTTATGACCGCGCCCATCTGGGCAACGCGCGCCCAGTGCTGGTGTTCGACGTGCTCTACCGCCTGTTGCGGCAGGTCTACGGTGCGGACCACGTGGTTTACGTGCGTAACTTTACCGACGTCGATGACAAGATCAACGCCCGCGCCGCCGAGGCGGGCCGCGAAATCGGTGACATCACCGCCGAGACGATCCGCTGGTACCACGACGACATGGACGCGCTGGGCGCGTTGCGGCCCGATCATGAGCCGCGCGCGACCGATTTCATCGGCGCCATGGTCGACATGATCCGCGAGTTGATCGCCCACGGCAACGCCTACGAGGCCGAAGGCCATGTGCTCTTCGCCGTCGACAGCTACGAGGAATACGGTGCCCTGTCGGGGCGGTCGCTGGACGACATGATCGCAGGCGCTCGGGTCGAAGTCGCGCCCTACAAGCGCAACCCGATGGATTTCGTGCTGTGGAAACCCTCTGGCGCGGGCCAGCCCGGCTGGGACAGCCCCTGGGGCATCGGCCGTCCGGGCTGGCATATCGAATGTTCCGCCATGTCCCGCGCGCTGCTGGGACCGGCTTTTGATATCCATGGCGGCGGCAACGACCTGCTGTTCCCGCACCACGAAAATGAGATCGCCCAGTCCTGCTGCGCCGACCCGGACGCAGGTTTCGCGACCTACTGGCTGCACAACGAGATGCTGCAGGTCGAAGGCAAGAAGATGTCCAAGTCGCTTGGCAACTTCTTTACCGTCCGCGACCTGCTGGATCAGGGTGTCAGCGGCGAGGTGATCCGCCTTGTCATGCTGGGCACGCATTATGGCAAGCCGATGGACTGGACGACGCGCAAGCGCGACGACGCAGACGCAACCCTGCGCCGCTGGTATGGCATCCTTGCGGGCCACGGCTTTGGCCCTGCGCTGATCCGGGCGCTGAAGGCGGACGGGCAGTGGCAGCCCGACGAAGAGTTCCTTGGCGTGCTGGCAAACGATCTGAATACCCCCGGTGCTATCGCGCGGCTGCATGTGCTTGCCAAGGGCAAGACGCCGGCGCAACTGGCGGGCTTTGCCTTCGGCCTTGATCTGCTGGGGTTCGTGCCGGACTGGGCCGATCTGCCGCGGCTTG from Loktanella sp. M215 includes the following:
- the cysS gene encoding cysteine--tRNA ligase: MTADDTLIRLQNTKTRRREVFEPLDPARIGIYLCGPTVYDRAHLGNARPVLVFDVLYRLLRQVYGADHVVYVRNFTDVDDKINARAAEAGREIGDITAETIRWYHDDMDALGALRPDHEPRATDFIGAMVDMIRELIAHGNAYEAEGHVLFAVDSYEEYGALSGRSLDDMIAGARVEVAPYKRNPMDFVLWKPSGAGQPGWDSPWGIGRPGWHIECSAMSRALLGPAFDIHGGGNDLLFPHHENEIAQSCCADPDAGFATYWLHNEMLQVEGKKMSKSLGNFFTVRDLLDQGVSGEVIRLVMLGTHYGKPMDWTTRKRDDADATLRRWYGILAGHGFGPALIRALKADGQWQPDEEFLGVLANDLNTPGAIARLHVLAKGKTPAQLAGFAFGLDLLGFVPDWADLPRLAGGEGGASVDEATAARIDALLATRAQARAAKDWDLADRVRDVLTAAGVVVTDVGGQASWQPGPDFDAAALEEM